A window of Hymenobacter siberiensis genomic DNA:
GTACTTGCTTGCCTTTGTATCCAAATACGGTGTATTCCCGGCTATGCAGATTGCACTGTACCAGATAACTGAGAAAGCCATGCAATTCGACGCCGGCATGGTTGGGACCAGTTAGGCACCCCCCGCGCAAACAGCAGGTCGGCATACCAAAATACTTCCCATACTCCTGCACCATCACATCGGCAGCCACTTTCGAGGAACCAAACAGTGAATGAACCGATTGGTCGATTGAAAAATCTTCCCCAATACCATTGCGAAATGCCTTGTCAGCGTATTCCCACCGGGTAGCTTGTTCAACCAACGGAATAGTATTTGGCCGGTCTCCATAAACCTTGTTGGTGGACATGTGCACAAAGGGCACATCCGTGCTGACGCGCCGCGCCGCTTCCAGTAGATTTAGCGTACCAACGGCATTCGTATCAAAGTCCTCGAACGGAATTGCGGCGGCCCGGTCATGAGATGGTTGCGCGGCCGTGTGCACAATAGCCGCCGGTTTCACGGCCTGCAACAGTTCTAACACGCCTTGACGGTCGCGAATATCCAGTTCGTGGTGCTGAAAGGAACCGCCCAGCCTTGTTGACAACCGATGCTGATGGGCCCGAGTATCTCCCTGCGGCCCAAAAAACACGGCTCGCTGGTTATTATCAACGCCGTGCACCAACCAGCCTTTGGCCGCGAAATATGAAACGACTTCGGAGCCAATTAGGCCCGAAGAACCGGTTACCAGTATGTTTTTCATACACTTGTCTATGCCCAGTCCAATATGTTAATCATCACTTGAGCTTATTTTTTCTTAGCAAAGGTATACTTGATTGCTGTAGAAAAACTGTCTTTAGCTGCAGATAAGTTTGAGATTTTACATGTGATGCGTATATCCGCCTAGAGCGTGAGGACAATTACCTTTGCTTTGGCAATCGTTTATAACGAAGAAATTATTTATGCGAAGACATGAGATTAGCGATGCTCAATGGCTGGCGGTGAGCCCCCTTTTGTCGGGCAAAGCCACGGATTGCGGGGTAACGGGCAAAGACAACCGCTTGTTTTTCAACGCGGTCGTGTGGATAATGCGCACCGGCTGCCCGTGGGCCGACCTACCCGAACGCTTCGGCAAATTCAACACCGTGTGCAAGCGCTTCCGGCGTATGGCGACCAAAGGGGTTTGGGAGCGGGCCTTCCAGGCCCTGCAAGCCCCCGAACTGGACTGGGTCATGCTCGATTCGACCGTCGTGCGGGCGCACCAGCATTCAGCAGGCCAAAAAAAAGTACCGCCGCCACCGAGTGCCTCGGACGCAGCCGCGGGGGCATCGGCACCAAAATTCACGCCTGCGTGGAGTCGCTGGGCAACGCCGTGCGGCTGATTGCGACCGAAGGCCAGGCGGGCGACAGCCCGCAGGCGCTGCCCTTGCTGGCGGACCTGCAGCCGGGCAAAGTGCTGGCCGACACGGCTTACGACAGCGACGCGACCCGCGCCTATTGCACCGAAAAGGGCATCGAAGCCGTCATTCCCAGCCATCCTAACCGGGTAGAACCCTTGGCAATGGACGAAGAAACCTACCGCGACCGCAACAAAGTCGAGCGCTTTTTTGGCCGCCTCAAGCAATACCGCCGCCTAGCCACCCGCTACGAAAAAACCGCCGTTTCCTTCCTCGCCTTTTAGCATATTGGTGCTACGCTAGATTGGCTTAGGTAAATAGACTTGTTGCGAAGTGAGTGAAGTGCGGAATTTT
This region includes:
- a CDS encoding NAD-dependent epimerase/dehydratase family protein, whose protein sequence is MKNILVTGSSGLIGSEVVSYFAAKGWLVHGVDNNQRAVFFGPQGDTRAHQHRLSTRLGGSFQHHELDIRDRQGVLELLQAVKPAAIVHTAAQPSHDRAAAIPFEDFDTNAVGTLNLLEAARRVSTDVPFVHMSTNKVYGDRPNTIPLVEQATRWEYADKAFRNGIGEDFSIDQSVHSLFGSSKVAADVMVQEYGKYFGMPTCCLRGGCLTGPNHAGVELHGFLSYLVQCNLHSREYTVFGYKGKQVRDNIHAYDVARFIDAFIEKPRSGQVYNIGGGRANSCSILEAFTMVEKHTGIPQVFNYQDTNRVGDHICYISNLEKMRTHYPTWDISISLDETIRQIVHNYRAISA